The following proteins come from a genomic window of Chelmon rostratus isolate fCheRos1 chromosome 23, fCheRos1.pri, whole genome shotgun sequence:
- the si:dkey-171c9.3 gene encoding uncharacterized protein si:dkey-171c9.3: MQAVSADPRMPEPSPENFGISEGLKRSHLNNGALEKFAQNMADNIIQSFLSQMEIVGPEVDFRMSRFNQNQEMLAEGLASAVIEVALREVCGGRKVEDHLEGFQGSRSAGLKVAGEQGQDPPLMDQSESEGGVLDMDTKTDPGKEIQTSKDAQHCHHPLSQSGLPLLGSLDYPDAPPTTPLLPELERSRHSFARKLKGGLAKVFLPSPPPPTPQDKEDNSDSAAHDPRVELMEHLMQSLPQDDLARDYFEAGAHRGAKMEAFAEALSSEIIGRALSAKNQDDSDLHLLAHQLAETIITSSLDEARMIV; this comes from the coding sequence ATGCAGGCAGTGAGTGCAGATCCAAGGATGCCAGAGCCCTCTCCAGAAAACTTTGGCATTTCTGAGGGCCTCAAGAGAAGCCATCTAAACAATGGGGCTCTTGAGAAGTTTGCCCAAAATATGGCCGACAACATTATCCAGTCGTTTCTGAGCCAAATGGAAATTGTGGGACCTGAGGTGGACTTCAGGATGTCCAGGTTTAATCAAAACCAGGAGATGTTAGCTGAGGGATTAGCCTCAGCAGTCATTGAGGTTGCTCTCAGGGAAGTGTGTGGAGGTCGAAAGGTCGAGGATCACTTAGAGGGTTTCCAGGGTTCAAGATCAGCTGGGTTAAAGGTGGCTGGTGAACAGGGTCAAGATCCGCCTTTAATGGATCAGTCTGAAAGCGAAGGAGGCGTTTTGGACATGGATACAAAGACGGATCCAGGCAAAGAAATCCAGACTTCCAAAGACGCCCAGCACTGTCACCACCCTCTGTCCCAGTCAGGGCTCCCCCTCCTGGGATCCCTCGACTACCCCGACGCTCCTCCAACCACGCCTCTCCTCCCCGAGCTCGAGAGGAGCAGACACAGTTTCGCCAGGAAGCTAAAGGGAGGCTTGGCGAAGGTTTTCCTGCCTTCACCTCCTCCGCCAACCCCACAGGACAAAGAGGACAACTCTGACAGCGCCGCCCACGACCCCCGGGTGGAGTTAATGGAGCATCTGATGCAATCGCTGCCCCAAGATGATTTGGCGAGAGACTATTTTGAAGCAGGGGCTCACCGTGGAGCCAAGATGGAGGCTTTTGCTGAGGCTCTTTCAAGTGAAATCATCGGCAGGGCCCTGAGTGCCAAAAACCAAGATGATAGCGATCTTCATCTACTAGCCCACCAGCTGGCTGAAACCATCATTACCTCATCCCTTGATGAAGCTAGAATGATTGTCTAG